In one window of Duganella dendranthematis DNA:
- a CDS encoding dienelactone hydrolase family protein, which yields MDDLTRDAESLLTKTRLSDGVDRRGFLKTALGTGFAAATLPVMAQNVIKTDTVGLTAGTIVLNIGGQDVPVYRAQPEGKTNLPVVLVISEIFGVHEHIADVARRFAKQGYLALAPDLFVRQGDPTKVASIADLQRDIIAKTPDAQVLTDLDAVVAWAKVSGGNADKIAITGFCWGGRITWLYAAHNPSIKAGVAWYGRLMGDSNANFPRHPVDVAGTLTVPVLGLYGAKDTGISQESITVMKAALAKGPNKSTFIIYPNSGHAFHADYRPSYVEADAKDGWGRTLAWFKQNGVV from the coding sequence ATGGACGATTTGACGCGTGATGCAGAGAGTTTGCTGACTAAAACCAGGCTGTCGGACGGCGTCGATCGCCGCGGCTTCCTGAAGACCGCGCTGGGCACCGGCTTTGCCGCCGCCACGCTGCCGGTGATGGCGCAAAACGTCATCAAGACCGACACGGTTGGCCTGACCGCCGGCACCATCGTTCTCAATATCGGCGGCCAGGATGTGCCGGTCTACCGCGCCCAGCCGGAAGGCAAGACCAACCTGCCGGTGGTGCTGGTGATCTCGGAAATCTTCGGCGTGCACGAGCATATCGCCGACGTCGCCCGCCGGTTTGCCAAGCAAGGCTATCTGGCGCTGGCGCCGGATCTGTTCGTTCGCCAGGGGGACCCGACCAAGGTCGCCTCCATCGCCGACCTGCAACGCGACATCATCGCCAAAACGCCGGACGCGCAAGTGTTGACCGACCTCGACGCGGTTGTGGCCTGGGCCAAGGTAAGCGGCGGTAATGCCGACAAAATCGCCATCACCGGCTTCTGCTGGGGTGGCCGCATCACCTGGCTGTACGCCGCGCACAACCCATCGATCAAGGCCGGCGTGGCCTGGTACGGCCGGCTGATGGGGGACAGCAACGCCAACTTTCCCAGGCACCCGGTCGATGTTGCTGGCACTCTGACGGTGCCGGTGCTGGGCCTGTACGGCGCCAAGGATACCGGCATCTCGCAGGAGTCGATCACCGTGATGAAAGCAGCGCTGGCCAAGGGGCCGAACAAGTCGACCTTCATCATCTACCCCAACTCCGGCCACGCCTTCCACGCCGACTACCGGCCGAGCTACGTCGAAGCCGACGCCAAGGACGGTTGGGGCCGCACACTGGCTTGGTTCAAGCAAAACGGTGTCGTTTGA
- a CDS encoding ZIP family metal transporter, producing the protein MFSFTLLSKVVERMVSLSVGIMLSTSLLHALPEAFESQASARSLFATLLGGLLAFFLLEKLAILRHSHHHEHDGHHHHHGHDKHEAGKAGWMILVGDGMHNFTDGILIAAAFLANPELGLVTGLAIIAHEIPQEIGDFIVLLNAGFSRTRAYVYNLLCSLLAIAGGLLGYYTLDRASSLIPYVLVFASSGFIYIALSDLMPQMQRRATLRETVPQVLLIAAGVAIVVFLIGTHH; encoded by the coding sequence GTGTTCTCGTTTACCTTGCTGTCCAAGGTGGTCGAGCGCATGGTCAGCCTGTCGGTCGGCATCATGCTGTCGACGTCGCTGCTGCATGCGTTGCCGGAAGCGTTCGAGTCGCAGGCCAGCGCGCGCAGCTTGTTCGCCACGCTGCTGGGCGGGCTGCTGGCGTTCTTCCTGCTGGAGAAGCTGGCGATCCTACGCCACTCGCATCATCACGAGCACGACGGTCACCACCACCACCACGGCCATGACAAGCACGAAGCTGGCAAGGCCGGCTGGATGATCCTGGTCGGCGACGGCATGCACAACTTCACCGACGGCATCCTGATCGCGGCGGCCTTCCTGGCCAATCCGGAACTGGGCCTGGTGACCGGGCTGGCGATTATCGCCCACGAGATTCCGCAGGAAATCGGCGACTTCATCGTGCTGCTCAACGCTGGCTTCTCGCGCACCCGCGCCTATGTGTACAACCTGCTGTGCAGCTTGTTGGCGATTGCCGGTGGCCTGCTGGGCTATTACACGCTGGACCGCGCCAGCAGCCTGATCCCCTATGTACTGGTGTTCGCTTCATCCGGCTTCATCTACATTGCGCTCAGCGACCTGATGCCGCAAATGCAGCGCCGCGCCACCCTGCGCGAGACGGTGCCACAAGTGCTGCTGATCGCGGCCGGTGTCGCCATTGTCGTGTTCCTGATCGGCACCCACCACTAA
- a CDS encoding M13 family metallopeptidase yields MNRTLVSAACCALFFLSSPSHAQQTSGIDLKTLDSAVRPQDDFYGYVNGIWTRNTEIPADKSTWGTYIELRETAQGQLRSVIDAAVKNPGKAGSETHKIADLYTSFMNEKARNAAGFKPLHGDLAHVAAVKDKKDLPALFAYLQRNSIQTPFSAGVSVDAQDPEQYTLNVGQSGLGLPDRDYYLKDDDAKLKGARDKYQQHIATLLAKSGDKDAAAHAAQVLDIETRLAKVQWTRVQMRDPVKSYNRVDFDKFSELAPAFDWKAYFAASGMSPKASSAVVRQPSFLTGFSEVVADVPLDAWKSYFNWRIIESYASYLDSDTVKERFAFEGTVLRGVPQSEPQWQLALRFTDSALSDAVGKLYVKTYLAPETKPRVMAMFNNFVASFKEGIDKLDWMGPETKKEAQAKLAALRPNIAYPDKWRDYSALKTQPNDLIANVRASRAWARQRNLDKLGKPVDREEWSMTPQTVNASYNPSLNAITIPAAILQPPFFNVKAEDAVNYGLLGITFGHEISHAFDDSGSQYDAKGRLRNWWTADDRAAFKARAAGLVKQYGSYSPVPGYFINGELTLGENIGDNSGLSLTLKAYQRSLGGKPSPVIDGLTGEQRLYIGFAQKWRAKLRPEAAIAQIKSDPHSPGEFRAKGTVMNQPGFYEAFGIKPGDPMYLPPEQRVIMW; encoded by the coding sequence GTGAACCGTACGCTTGTCAGCGCTGCCTGCTGCGCCTTATTCTTCCTATCCTCCCCATCGCATGCTCAGCAAACATCCGGCATCGACCTGAAAACGCTGGACTCGGCAGTGCGTCCGCAGGATGACTTCTACGGCTACGTTAACGGGATCTGGACCCGCAACACCGAAATCCCGGCCGATAAATCGACCTGGGGCACCTACATTGAACTGCGCGAAACCGCGCAAGGCCAGCTGCGTTCGGTCATCGACGCCGCCGTGAAAAATCCCGGCAAGGCCGGCAGCGAGACGCACAAGATTGCGGACCTGTACACCAGTTTCATGAATGAGAAGGCGCGCAATGCGGCCGGCTTCAAGCCGCTGCACGGCGACCTGGCGCACGTCGCGGCTGTCAAAGACAAGAAGGATCTGCCGGCGCTGTTCGCCTACCTGCAACGCAACAGCATCCAGACGCCGTTCTCGGCGGGAGTATCGGTCGATGCCCAGGATCCCGAGCAGTACACGCTCAACGTCGGCCAGTCCGGCCTGGGCCTGCCGGACCGCGACTACTACCTGAAGGATGACGACGCCAAACTGAAAGGCGCGCGCGACAAGTACCAGCAACACATCGCCACGCTGCTGGCGAAGAGCGGCGACAAGGATGCCGCCGCCCACGCCGCGCAGGTGCTCGACATCGAGACCCGTCTGGCGAAGGTGCAATGGACCCGCGTGCAGATGCGCGATCCGGTCAAATCGTACAACCGCGTCGACTTTGACAAATTCAGCGAACTGGCGCCGGCGTTCGACTGGAAGGCCTACTTTGCCGCCAGCGGCATGTCGCCGAAAGCCTCGTCGGCCGTGGTGCGTCAGCCAAGCTTCCTGACCGGCTTCTCCGAAGTCGTGGCCGATGTACCGCTGGATGCATGGAAGAGCTACTTCAACTGGCGCATCATCGAAAGCTACGCGTCCTACCTGGACAGCGACACCGTCAAGGAACGCTTCGCCTTTGAAGGCACCGTGCTGCGCGGTGTGCCGCAAAGCGAACCGCAATGGCAACTGGCGCTGCGCTTCACCGACAGCGCGCTCAGCGACGCGGTCGGCAAGCTGTACGTGAAAACCTACCTGGCGCCGGAAACCAAGCCGCGTGTGATGGCCATGTTCAACAACTTCGTCGCCTCGTTCAAGGAAGGCATCGACAAGCTGGACTGGATGGGCCCGGAGACCAAGAAAGAAGCGCAAGCCAAGCTGGCCGCGCTGCGTCCGAACATCGCCTACCCGGATAAATGGCGCGATTACAGCGCGCTGAAAACCCAGCCGAACGATCTGATCGCCAACGTCCGCGCCTCGCGCGCCTGGGCTCGCCAACGCAACCTGGACAAACTGGGCAAGCCGGTCGACCGCGAAGAGTGGTCGATGACGCCGCAAACCGTCAACGCCAGCTACAACCCGTCGCTGAACGCGATCACGATTCCGGCCGCGATCTTGCAGCCGCCGTTCTTCAACGTCAAAGCGGAAGACGCGGTCAACTACGGCCTGCTGGGCATCACCTTCGGCCACGAAATCAGCCACGCGTTCGACGACTCGGGCAGCCAGTACGACGCCAAAGGCCGCCTGCGCAACTGGTGGACCGCCGACGACCGCGCCGCCTTCAAGGCGCGCGCTGCCGGCCTGGTCAAGCAGTACGGTTCGTACAGCCCGGTGCCGGGTTACTTCATCAACGGTGAATTGACGCTGGGTGAAAACATCGGCGACAACTCCGGTTTGTCGCTGACGCTGAAAGCCTACCAGCGTTCGCTGGGCGGCAAGCCATCGCCGGTGATCGACGGCCTGACGGGTGAGCAGCGCCTGTACATCGGCTTCGCGCAGAAATGGCGCGCCAAGCTGCGTCCGGAAGCGGCCATCGCCCAGATCAAGAGCGACCCGCACTCGCCAGGCGAATTCCGCGCCAAAGGCACCGTGATGAACCAGCCAGGCTTCTACGAAGCGTTCGGCATCAAGCCGGGCGACCCGATGTACCTGCCGCCTGAGCAGCGCGTGATCATGTGGTAA
- a CDS encoding sulfurtransferase codes for MHTTLIDAATLSQHLDDPKWVILDCRHDLMHPNAGFDSFAIGHIAGAQFANVDTDLSGAKIGADGKFQGRHPLPGRAALIETLRGWGIDDDTQVVAYDAHGGMFAARLWWLLRWVGHPAVAVLDGGLVAWQAAGQPMVTHAERRTPGTISERDSLVSTVSVDDVVTNLSTQTRTVVDARAADRYRGENETIDPVGGHIPGAKNRFFKDNLTADGRFKDAAQLKAEFAPLFASAPEAIMQCGSGVTACHNLLALEVAGMPGAALYPGSWSEWVGDASRPVATGN; via the coding sequence ATGCACACCACCCTGATCGACGCCGCCACCCTGTCCCAACATCTGGACGACCCGAAATGGGTCATCCTCGATTGTCGCCACGACCTGATGCATCCGAACGCGGGCTTCGACAGCTTCGCCATCGGCCACATCGCCGGCGCACAGTTTGCCAACGTGGACACGGATTTGTCGGGCGCAAAGATTGGGGCGGACGGCAAATTCCAGGGCCGTCACCCGCTGCCGGGCCGCGCCGCCCTGATCGAAACGCTGCGCGGCTGGGGCATCGACGACGACACGCAAGTGGTCGCCTACGACGCGCACGGCGGCATGTTCGCGGCGCGCCTGTGGTGGCTGCTTCGCTGGGTCGGTCATCCGGCGGTGGCAGTGCTGGATGGTGGACTGGTGGCGTGGCAAGCGGCCGGCCAGCCGATGGTGACGCACGCCGAACGCCGCACGCCGGGCACAATCAGCGAGCGCGATTCGTTGGTTTCGACGGTGAGCGTGGATGACGTGGTGACCAACCTCTCGACGCAGACACGCACCGTGGTCGACGCCCGCGCCGCCGACCGCTATCGCGGCGAGAACGAAACTATCGACCCGGTCGGCGGCCACATCCCCGGCGCCAAGAACCGCTTCTTCAAAGACAACCTGACCGCCGATGGCCGCTTCAAGGACGCCGCGCAGTTGAAGGCCGAGTTTGCGCCGCTGTTCGCCAGCGCGCCAGAGGCCATCATGCAATGCGGCTCCGGCGTCACCGCCTGTCACAACCTGCTGGCCCTGGAAGTCGCCGGTATGCCGGGTGCGGCGCTGTATCCGGGGTCGTGGAGCGAGTGGGTGGGTGATGCCAGCCGACCGGTTGCGACCGGCAATTAA
- a CDS encoding DMT family transporter, which yields MQSLWMLFASFMFAVMGVCVKLASAEFSTSELVMYRGVVGVITLGTIITLRGETFRTAMPGAHVWRGLIGVTSLWLWYYSIGQLPLATAMTLNYMSPIWIAVWLFAMGWWHAKGDIKWPLMVAVGLSFVGVTLLLRPAFNANQLTPALIALGSSVITATAYMQVRKMGLAGEPENRVVFYFTVMNLAAGIVGVFLTGGSDGPVWHPISSVRSGLLLLAIGVCATSAQIAMTRAYRLGNTLVVANLQYTGIVFSSVWGVFIFGDVFDWHSWAGIGIILASGMAATFYNTRSTDKGKAIADTDPIASEV from the coding sequence ATGCAGTCACTTTGGATGTTGTTTGCGAGTTTTATGTTTGCGGTCATGGGGGTTTGCGTCAAGCTGGCTTCCGCAGAGTTCTCAACATCCGAATTGGTCATGTACCGGGGCGTGGTCGGCGTGATCACCCTCGGCACCATCATCACCTTGCGCGGCGAAACCTTCCGCACCGCCATGCCGGGCGCCCACGTGTGGCGCGGCCTGATCGGCGTCACTTCGCTGTGGCTGTGGTATTACTCGATCGGCCAGCTGCCGCTGGCCACCGCCATGACGCTCAACTACATGTCGCCGATCTGGATCGCCGTCTGGCTGTTCGCCATGGGCTGGTGGCACGCCAAGGGCGACATCAAATGGCCGCTGATGGTGGCCGTGGGGCTGAGCTTTGTCGGCGTCACCCTGCTGCTGCGTCCCGCCTTCAACGCCAACCAGCTGACGCCGGCGCTGATCGCGCTCGGGTCCAGCGTGATTACCGCCACCGCCTACATGCAGGTCCGCAAAATGGGCCTGGCCGGCGAGCCGGAAAACCGCGTGGTGTTCTATTTCACCGTCATGAACCTGGCGGCCGGCATCGTCGGCGTGTTCCTGACCGGTGGCAGCGACGGCCCGGTATGGCATCCGATTTCAAGTGTACGCAGCGGCCTGCTGCTGCTGGCCATCGGCGTGTGCGCCACCAGCGCGCAGATCGCCATGACGCGTGCCTACCGCCTCGGCAACACGCTGGTGGTAGCGAATCTGCAGTACACCGGCATCGTGTTTTCCAGCGTCTGGGGCGTGTTTATCTTCGGCGACGTGTTCGACTGGCATAGCTGGGCGGGCATCGGCATCATTCTCGCGTCAGGCATGGCCGCAACGTTCTACAATACCCGCAGCACCGACAAAGGCAAGGCTATTGCCGATACCGACCCCATCGCCAGCGAAGTATAA
- a CDS encoding aromatic ring-hydroxylating oxygenase subunit alpha produces the protein MSDLGTHAKLARPTAQLPVSVYFDESLLQREMQQLFKAGPRYVGHELMVPNAGDYATLAAENEGRMLVRNADGIELVSNVCRHRQALMLNGRGNTNNIVCPLHRWTYDLKGELIGAPHFPETPCLNLPKTPLQNWNGLLFEQNGYNVMDALNGLSVTKDLDFSGYMLDHVEVHHCDYNWKTFIEVYLEDYHVEPFHPGLGSFVTCDDLRWDFGREYSVQTVGVHKGLQKSGSEVYKHWQEQVLKFRGGEPPPYGAIWLTLYPNIMVEWYPHVLIVSTLWPEGPNRTKNVVEFYYPEEIVLFEREFIEAERAAYMETCIEDDEIGQRMDAGRKILMERGETDGGPYQSPMEDGMQHFHEWYQRKMDL, from the coding sequence ATGTCCGATCTGGGTACCCACGCCAAGCTAGCGCGGCCAACTGCGCAACTTCCGGTAAGCGTCTATTTTGACGAATCGCTACTGCAGCGAGAAATGCAGCAACTGTTTAAAGCCGGTCCGCGTTATGTCGGACATGAGCTGATGGTGCCGAACGCCGGCGACTACGCCACCCTCGCCGCCGAGAATGAAGGCCGTATGCTGGTGCGTAACGCCGACGGCATCGAACTGGTGTCCAATGTCTGCCGTCACCGGCAGGCGCTGATGCTCAACGGCCGTGGCAATACGAACAACATCGTCTGCCCGTTGCACCGCTGGACCTACGACCTCAAGGGAGAGCTGATCGGCGCGCCGCACTTCCCCGAGACGCCGTGCCTGAACCTGCCCAAGACCCCGTTGCAAAACTGGAATGGCCTGCTGTTCGAGCAAAACGGCTACAACGTCATGGACGCGCTGAATGGCCTGTCGGTCACCAAGGACCTCGATTTCAGCGGCTATATGCTGGACCATGTGGAAGTGCACCACTGCGACTACAACTGGAAGACTTTCATCGAAGTCTACCTGGAGGATTACCACGTCGAGCCCTTCCATCCCGGCCTGGGCAGCTTCGTCACCTGTGACGACCTGCGCTGGGATTTCGGCCGCGAGTACAGTGTGCAGACGGTGGGCGTGCACAAGGGCCTGCAAAAGTCCGGCTCGGAAGTCTACAAGCACTGGCAGGAACAGGTGCTGAAGTTCCGTGGCGGTGAGCCGCCACCGTATGGCGCCATCTGGCTGACCCTGTATCCGAACATCATGGTCGAATGGTATCCGCACGTGCTGATCGTCTCGACCCTGTGGCCGGAAGGCCCGAACCGCACCAAGAACGTGGTGGAATTCTACTATCCGGAAGAAATCGTGCTGTTCGAGCGCGAATTCATCGAAGCCGAGCGCGCCGCCTACATGGAAACCTGCATCGAGGACGACGAAATCGGCCAACGCATGGACGCCGGCCGCAAGATCCTGATGGAGCGCGGCGAGACGGACGGCGGGCCGTACCAGTCACCGATGGAAGACGGCATGCAACACTTCCACGAGTGGTACCAACGCAAAATGGACTTATAA
- a CDS encoding exodeoxyribonuclease VII small subunit, translating into MSKKLTADATAAALAPASFEEAMAELAQLVAQMEAGQLPLEASVAAYARGSALVQFCAAQLEKVESQVKVLEGEMLKPFVVTGEGEQ; encoded by the coding sequence ATGTCTAAGAAATTAACTGCCGACGCGACCGCCGCCGCCCTCGCTCCCGCTTCGTTTGAAGAAGCGATGGCGGAACTGGCGCAGCTGGTCGCGCAAATGGAGGCAGGCCAACTGCCGCTGGAAGCTTCGGTGGCCGCCTACGCGCGCGGCTCGGCGCTGGTGCAGTTCTGCGCCGCCCAGCTGGAAAAAGTGGAATCCCAGGTCAAAGTGCTGGAAGGCGAGATGCTGAAACCCTTCGTCGTCACCGGCGAGGGCGAACAATGA
- a CDS encoding polyprenyl synthetase family protein, translated as MSAFDDWMKTVQAGSENDLSGFLPSSDVIPTKLHAAMRYALLGGGKRVRPLLVYAAGALFGADSATLSRAAAAVEMIHAYSLVHDDMPCMDDDELRRGKPTVHIAYDEATALLVGDALQSQAFMVLSAADQIPPARVLAMVRLLGEASGSAGMCGGQAIDLDSVGVSLTLEQLERMHQLKTGALLRASVVLGALAGKDLSDEELSALNVYARAIGLAFQVVDDVLDATADSATLGKTAGKDAADNKPTYVSILGLEPSRALAEKLRLDAHAALAPFGEKALRLRELADLIVQRKA; from the coding sequence ATGAGCGCCTTTGACGACTGGATGAAAACCGTGCAGGCCGGATCGGAAAACGATTTATCCGGGTTCCTGCCTTCTTCCGATGTGATCCCAACCAAATTGCACGCGGCGATGCGCTATGCGCTGCTGGGTGGCGGCAAGCGGGTGCGTCCGCTGCTGGTGTACGCGGCCGGTGCGCTGTTCGGCGCCGATTCGGCGACCCTGAGCCGCGCCGCTGCCGCCGTCGAAATGATCCATGCCTACTCGCTGGTGCACGACGACATGCCTTGCATGGACGACGATGAACTGCGTCGCGGCAAACCGACCGTGCACATCGCCTACGACGAAGCCACCGCGCTGCTGGTCGGCGACGCCTTGCAGTCGCAAGCCTTCATGGTGCTGTCGGCAGCGGACCAGATTCCGCCGGCGCGCGTGCTGGCGATGGTGCGCCTGCTCGGCGAGGCCTCCGGTTCGGCCGGCATGTGCGGCGGCCAGGCGATTGATCTGGACAGCGTCGGCGTCAGCCTGACGCTGGAGCAGCTGGAACGCATGCACCAGCTGAAGACCGGCGCCTTGCTGCGCGCGTCGGTGGTGCTGGGCGCCTTGGCCGGCAAGGATTTGTCGGACGAAGAATTGAGTGCGCTGAATGTGTATGCGCGCGCCATCGGCCTGGCGTTCCAGGTGGTGGACGATGTACTCGACGCGACGGCCGATTCGGCCACGCTGGGCAAGACCGCCGGCAAGGATGCCGCCGATAACAAGCCGACCTACGTTTCCATTTTAGGTCTGGAACCGTCGCGCGCACTGGCGGAAAAATTGCGGCTCGACGCGCACGCAGCGCTCGCGCCGTTTGGAGAAAAAGCTTTGCGATTACGCGAACTCGCGGACCTGATCGTGCAGCGGAAGGCATAA
- the dxs gene encoding 1-deoxy-D-xylulose-5-phosphate synthase, whose product MNLLEKIDSPADVRKLPYSQLTPLAHELRAYLLDSVSKTGGHLSSNLGTVELTVALHYVFNTPHDRIVWDVGHQTYSHKILTGRRDRMHTLRQLDGISGFPKRDESEYDTFGTAHSSTSISAALGMAQAAKIKGEHRHAIAVIGDGSMTAGMAFEALNNAGVQDDVNLLVILNDNDMSISPPVGALNRYLARLMSGQFYAAAKNVGKSVLPGPVLELAKKLEEHAKGMVVPATMFEEFGFNYIGPIDGHDLDSLIPTLQNIKHLKGPQFLHVVTKKGQGYKLAEAEPILYHGTGKFNPAEGIKPAAAPAKKTYTEVFGDWLCDMAAVDKKLVGITPAMREGSGMVRFNHEYPDRYFDVGIAEQHSVTFAGGLACEGLKPVVAIYSTFLQRAYDQLIHDVALQNLDVTFALDRAGLVGADGATHAGNYDLAYLRCIPNMVVMAASDENECRQMLTTGYQYNGPAAIRYPRGAGIGAAIKPELTTIEIGKGEIKRTGQKIAILAFGSMVAPSMAAGDTLNATVANMRFVKPLDVELVKQLAADHDYFVTVEEGCIMGGAGAAVAEALAAEGIVKPVLMLGLPDKFIDHGDPAKLLSSVGLDAAGITASIKQRYLSDEPRLVVNNG is encoded by the coding sequence ATGAACTTGCTCGAAAAAATAGATTCCCCGGCCGATGTACGCAAACTGCCGTACAGCCAACTGACGCCGCTGGCGCATGAACTGCGCGCCTACCTGCTCGATTCCGTATCCAAGACCGGCGGCCATCTGTCGTCCAATCTCGGTACGGTGGAACTGACGGTAGCGCTGCACTACGTGTTCAACACGCCGCATGACCGCATCGTCTGGGACGTGGGCCACCAGACCTACTCGCACAAGATCCTGACCGGCCGCCGCGACCGCATGCACACGCTGCGCCAGTTGGACGGCATCTCGGGCTTCCCGAAACGCGACGAATCGGAATACGACACCTTCGGCACCGCGCACTCGTCGACCTCCATCTCGGCGGCGCTGGGGATGGCGCAGGCGGCCAAGATCAAGGGCGAACATCGCCACGCGATCGCGGTGATCGGCGACGGTTCGATGACGGCCGGTATGGCGTTCGAGGCGCTGAACAACGCCGGTGTGCAGGACGACGTCAATCTGCTGGTGATCCTGAACGATAACGATATGTCGATCTCGCCGCCGGTCGGCGCGCTGAATCGCTATCTGGCGCGTTTGATGTCCGGTCAGTTCTACGCCGCCGCCAAGAACGTCGGCAAGTCGGTGCTGCCTGGCCCCGTGCTGGAACTGGCCAAGAAGCTGGAAGAACATGCGAAGGGCATGGTGGTTCCGGCCACGATGTTCGAGGAATTCGGCTTTAACTACATCGGCCCGATCGACGGCCATGACCTGGACTCGCTGATCCCGACGCTGCAAAACATCAAGCACCTGAAAGGCCCACAGTTCCTGCACGTGGTGACCAAGAAGGGCCAGGGCTACAAGCTGGCCGAGGCCGAGCCTATCCTGTATCACGGCACCGGCAAGTTCAATCCGGCTGAAGGCATCAAGCCGGCCGCCGCGCCGGCCAAGAAAACCTACACTGAAGTATTTGGCGACTGGCTGTGCGACATGGCCGCCGTCGACAAGAAACTCGTCGGCATCACGCCGGCCATGCGCGAAGGCTCGGGCATGGTGCGCTTCAACCATGAGTATCCGGACCGTTACTTCGACGTCGGCATCGCCGAGCAGCATTCGGTGACCTTTGCCGGCGGCCTGGCTTGCGAAGGCCTCAAGCCGGTGGTGGCGATCTACTCGACCTTCCTGCAACGCGCCTACGATCAGTTGATCCACGACGTGGCGCTGCAAAACCTGGACGTGACCTTTGCGCTGGACCGTGCAGGCCTGGTCGGTGCGGACGGCGCCACCCACGCCGGTAACTACGATCTGGCTTACCTGCGCTGCATCCCGAACATGGTAGTGATGGCGGCGTCGGACGAAAACGAATGCCGCCAGATGCTGACCACCGGCTACCAGTACAACGGTCCGGCAGCGATCCGCTATCCGCGCGGCGCCGGCATCGGCGCGGCGATCAAGCCTGAACTGACCACGATTGAAATCGGCAAGGGCGAAATCAAGCGCACTGGCCAGAAAATCGCGATCCTGGCGTTTGGCTCGATGGTGGCACCGTCCATGGCCGCCGGCGACACGCTGAACGCCACCGTGGCCAATATGCGCTTCGTCAAGCCGCTGGACGTGGAACTGGTCAAGCAGCTGGCCGCCGATCACGATTACTTCGTGACGGTGGAAGAGGGCTGCATCATGGGCGGCGCCGGTGCTGCCGTGGCGGAAGCGCTGGCGGCGGAAGGCATTGTCAAGCCGGTGCTGATGCTTGGCCTGCCGGACAAGTTCATCGACCACGGCGACCCGGCCAAGCTGCTGTCCAGCGTGGGCCTGGACGCCGCCGGCATCACCGCTTCGATCAAGCAGCGTTACCTGAGCGACGAGCCGCGCCTGGTCGTTAATAACGGCTAA